The nucleotide window AGTGGGTCAGATGTGCATTTTCTCCGGCGCAGCCGTACCACAGCCGTACACCCGTACGGCGAGGACAGCGGCAAGCCGGAAAAATGTGCAGATGGCCCGCTATCGCAAGCCGGGTCCCTCTACTGCATCAGGCCGGGGAGAAATGTAACGATCCCCGGAAACAGCATCAGGATGGCCACGCAGACCACGTAGGCGGCCACGAAGTAGGTGACGCCCTTGAACACGTCGGTCATGGGCACGTCCTTGGCCATGGAGGCCACGATGAAGGTGTTGACCCCCACCGGTGGGGTGATGGCCCCGAGGGTGGTGACCACGGTGATGAGCACGCCGAACCAGAGCGGGTCGTAGCCCATGGCCGTGACCACGGGGAAGAAGATGGGGATGGTCACCAGGAGCAGGGCCAGGGCGTCCATGACCATGCCGCCGATGACGTAGATCAGGCAGATGACCATGATGATGACCATGGGCGGGATGGGCAGCCCGGCCACCCATCCGGCGGCCTCGAAAGGCAGCCGGGTCACGGCCAGGAAGCGCCCGAAGATGACCGCGCCGAGCATGATGACCATGATCATGCAGGAAATCTTGAGCGAGTCGTTCACGGCCAGGTGGAATTTCTTCCAGCTCATCTTGCCGGAGATGATGGAGATGAGCAGGGCAAGGGCCGCACCGGCCGCGCCCGCCTCGGTGGGTGTGAAGAATCCCAGGAACAGGCCGCCCATGACCAGGATGAACAGGATGACCATCTCGATGGAGCCGGGCAGGGAGCGCAGCTTTTCGGCAAAGGTGGTCTTCGGGCCTGCCGGACCCCATTCGGGGTTCTTTTTGCACAGGTACCAGATGGTGCCCAGGAAGAGCAGGGTCAGGAGTATGCCGGGCACCATGCCGCCCACGAAGAGCTGGGCGATGGACTGACTGGTCTGCAACCCGATGATGATCAGGACCACCGAGGGCGGGATGACCACGCCGAGCGTCGCGCCCGCAGCCACCGCGCCGGTGGACAGGATCGGTGAGTAGCGGAATTTCTTCATCTCGGGCAGGGCCACGGTGGACATGGTGGCGGCGGTGGCCGAGTTGGAGCCGCAGATGGCCGCGAACCCGGCACAGGCCAGGACCGTGGTCATGGCGATGCCGCCCCGGATCTGGCCCATCCAGGCGTAGGCGGATTTGTACAGCCGCTCGTTGACTCCGGAGTAGAAGCAGATCTGCCCCATGAGGATGAAGAGCGGGATCACGGTCAGCCCGTACTTGGAAAAGACGTTCCACAACTCGGTGCCGAGCATGCCCGTGGCCGCGTTCCAGTTGAGCACGTAGGCGAACCCGCCGAAGCCGATGAGGGCCATGGCAAAGGCCACGGGGATGCGCAGGAGAAAGATGGCAACCAACAGCAGGAAGGTGCCGACGATGCCGGCGGTGATCGGGTCCATTACGCCACCTTTTCCGCGGTCAGGGTTTTGAGCGTGTCCACTGCCAGGACGAAGGCAAGGGCGAAGCATCCGGCTGCGGAGGCGAACACGAACGGGTGGTAGATGATCTGGAGGGTCTCGGACACCTCGTTCGTCTGCACCAGGAAGGCGGCCCATTTGCCGGTTTCGATCCCGGCCAGGATGAAGAAGGCGCAGGATACCGCATTGGTCAGCGCGTCGGCCCCACGCCTGACGGGAGCCGGGAACCGGGCCAGCAGGATGCCCACGGCGATGTGCGCCTTGTTGCGCTGGGCAAAGGCCAGGGAAAAGGAGGCCACCACCGCGCCCAGGAAGCCCATCATCTCATAGGTGCCCTGCACCGGCACCCAGACCGCGCGCAGGACCATGTTGGCGCAGGCAAGGACCATCATGGATACGAGAAAAAATCCGGCCAGGCCGGTCAGGATCTTGGCGAGCACGCCGGAAATCTTGTCCAGAAAATTGATCATGGGATACTCGAAAAAACGCCCCCGCATGGCGCGGGGGCGTTTGATGTGATCGGTTACATGGCTTCGTACTTGGCCTTGAGGGCGAGCATGTCGGCCAGGATGGCGTCGGCGTCCAGGCCGGCCTTGACGGCCTCGGCCTTCCACTGGTCAACCAGGGGCGTGCCGAGTTCCTTGATCGTGGCGTGCTCGGCAGCGGTCAGTTCGTGGACCTCGACCTGGTACTTTTCCTTGGACCAGTTAAGGGAGTCGTCGATGTGCTTGTCCAGGTACTTGCCGGTCCAGACGGCCTGTTCGAGCGCCAGGTCGTCGATGACCTTTTTGGACTCGGGGGACAGGGCTTCCCAGCGCGCCTTGTTCATGATGATGGCGAACGGGTAGACGGGCAGGTTGGTGATGGTTTCATGGCGGCAGGATTCCGCGAAGTTGAAGTCCATGAGCACGTCAAAGGAGGAGACAAGGCCCTTGACCACGCCCTTCTGCAGGGCTTCGGGGGTCTGGGACATGGGCATGCCCACGCCCTGTGCGCCCAGGCCGGACAGGATCTGGAGAATGGAACCCGAGGCGCGCAGTTCCATGCCGTTCAGGTCGCCGAGCTGCTTGACGGGAGTCTTGCTCATGATCTGGGACGGGGCCGAGGTGAACATGGTGATCACCTTGACGTCGGCGAATTCCTTGGGCTGGTACTTCTGGAACAGGTCCCACATGACGCGGCTGGCCACTTCGGTGGAGGTGAAGGCCACGGGCAGGTTGACCACGGAAATGAGCGGGAACACGCCGGGGTAGTAGGCCGTGGAGATACAGCCGATGTCGGCCTGGCCGGTCTGCACGCCGCGGAACATGTTCTTGGGGTTGAGCAGCGTGGAACCGGGGAAGGTCTGGACCGCGATGTCGCCGTTCGTGCGCTTCTCCACCTCGGCTTTCCACTGTTCCATCTGGACGCAGGGGAAGGTCTTGGCGGGCGGGAAGTTGGCATAGGTCAGGGTGGTCCCGGCCAGGGCCGAGGCCGCCATCAGGCAGGTCAAGGCCAGACTCGCAGCCAGCAGGGTAGTCAGTTTTCTCATCTCTCTCTCCTTCTCTCTCACTCTCTTTGGGGAATTATGTCGTCGGCGGTGTATCGCCGTTACAGGTTGAGGTCGTAGGCCAGCACCATGGTCTTGCGGTTGGTGTAGCCCAGCCCGGCAAAGGTGTTGACCAGCACGCACAGCTGTTTCTTGCCGTCGTTGTTCAGGTCGGCCAGGGCGATGTCGCTGACCTGTCCCTTGATGCGGCGGGTCTTCCAGGCCAGGTTCAACCCCACTTCATCCCAGACCAGGGAGTGGATTTCGCCCTGGCTGTAGTAGTGGTAGTTGGAGACCAACTGGGCCACGGCGGACAGGTCGCGGTTGAGCAGCAGTTCGTAGCGCTTGCCCGTCAGCGGAGCCGTGACCATCCTGAACGGGATGTTGTACATGTCGACCATGGTGTCGAGGTTGCTGTTGCCCAGACCGACCATGGTGTTCTGCATGGGGATGGCGATGCCGGAGCTGTTGTATGTCTCGTCGGTTTCGTTGAGCCGCTCGAAGGACTGGCTGTAGGTCACCAGCTTGTGCTTGTTGCCCAGGACGATGATCTGGTAGCCCAGCTCCTTGGGCATGTAGATCATGTTGTAGACGTTGCCGAAGGGCGGCACGGCCAGCTTCTGGCCCAGCTCGATGTCGTCGCCCTTGATGAAGGCCTCGCGCACGACCTTGTCGAACAGGTGGCTGTGGCCCTTTTTCTGGGCGCAGAGGATGGGCAGATAGGTCGGGGGAAGCCTCAGCACGCCGAGGAACTTGTTGTATTTCTTGACGACATACTTGAATTTGCCGCCTTCAAAGCGGAGAATGCTGGAGCGCGGGTTGCCCTCGGGGGCCGTGTCGCTGTACTGCGTATCGTACTGGTAGGCGCCCACGACGAATTCGGGCGTGCCGTCCCTGTTCAGGTCCGCCACTTCCAACCGGATGGAGATCAGGTTCTTGGGCAGGTCGAAGGTGGTCAGGTGCTCCAGCTTGCCCTCCCGGAAGCGGTAGGCGGAGATGGCGTCCGACTGCAGGATGAAGACTTCGTTCTGCCCGTCCGCGTCGCCGTCGGTCACCACCATGCTGTAGGAGGAGTACCTGAGCGTCTGGCTGCGCCACCGGCCGATGGACTCGGTGCCGCCCTCATACTTGAACTGCGGGTTCAGGGTCGCTTCCTGGTATCCGTCGTTGCCGCCCACGATGAACGGGGAGTCGGCGGGGCTTGCGGTCTGCATGGTCTTTTCCGCTTCCTTGGACTCTTCGACGGTGCCGTAACCGGGGCGGTTGAAGATGTCGCCCTGGATGATGTTGCCCTGTTCCTCGAGCCAGGAGGTGATCTCGTCGATGGTCATCTTGCCCTTGGTTTCCCAGGACTTGCCGTCCTCGCCGACCACGCCAAGGTTGATGTGGGCGTCCTTGTTCAGGATGGCGATGTCGCCGTAGACGAGGTAGTCCACACCCATGCTGCGCAACTGGTTCAGCGCGTCGCCCGAGTTGCCGGGGGTGGTCATGGCGCTGACGTCCTTGGTGGAGGGCTCCACGTGGCCGATCCATTCCAGGTCGTTTTCCAGGCTGGCCTGGAAGGCCTTGGAGAAGTAGGAGTATTTTTGCGGGCCGGTGTATTTGAAGGGGAGAACCGCAAAGCTTTTCGCGCCCTGGGCCATGGCCATGGTGGTCATGAGCAGCATCGCCGTCAGTGCGATCAAGGCGGTGAAGAAGCGTTGTTTCGTCATGGAACCCTCCGATAAGGTATATGGTGTTGTCGTTGATGTTGCGTTGAGCGCCGCACCCTTTGGTACGGCAGGCCCTTGTACCAGTTTCCGCCACGGGTTGCAAAGTCCTAAAGTGTTGCTCAGGCGGTGACAAGCCGGTATGGCACGGATGCGGGCCGAGCTTCGGCCCGGACATGTCACAGAGCCGGATGACCGGCGGGAGAAGAACATGGCCAACACCGGAAGAACGTTCCGATTCACCTGCGCGGAGCAGGACGTCCCCATCGTTGAGGACCTGCTTGCGTCGCAGGGTTTTTCCTTTGAGGACGAGCCGTTTTACCCTCTTGCCCGCAAGGTGGTGGACGAGCCGTTCCCCCTGGGCGAGAGCCTGGCCGCCCGGTTCGGCCTGGTCTACATCCAGGACCGGTCGTCCATGCTGCCGCCCCTCACCCTCGATCCGCCCGAGGGGGCGTGCGTCCTGGACATGTGCTCCGCGCCCGGCAGCAAGACCAGTCTCCTTTCGAGGCTGGTCGGACGCGAGGGATTCGTGTTCGCGTCCGAGCCCTCGGCGGACCGGCTGTCCACCCTGCGCGCCAACCTGCGCCGCACCGGCTCGGCCAACGCGGCCACGGCCAAGGCCATGGCCCAGGACCTGCCGTTCCCGGATTGCAGCTGGGATCACATCCAGCTCGACCCGCCGTGCAGCGGCTGGGGGACCATAGACAAGAATCCCAAGGTCATGGAGCTGTGGAGCGAGTCCAAGACCGCGCCGCTGGTTTCCCTGCAAAAGACGCTCCTGGAAAAGGCGGCGGCCCTGCTCAAGCCCGGCGGGGTGGTCCTGTACTCCACCTGCACCACCAATATCGAGGAAAACGAACGCCAGGTTGCATGGGCGCTCGAAACGCTCGACCTCGAGCTGGAGCCGCTTGCCGAGCCCGAGGGGTTTGTCTTCGGCCGACCGCTCGTGGACGGCATGGGCGGCGTCCTGCGCGTGGCCGAGGATTCGGACGGCCAGGGGTTTTTCCTGGCTCGCTTCCGAAAGAGGGCGGCCGGTTGCGCACCCACGGGCCAAGGTGTGCAAAAAAGGGAACTGCCCGGCGTCCGCCTGGACCTCGCGGCCATGCCCGGCGGCAAGGGGCTGGACCTGACCAAACTGCCTCCCGGCGAGGTATACGCCTTCAACGGCAAGCCGTTTTTCCTGCACCGGCGCGCCCTGTCCATGATCCCCGGCTCGATCCGGTGGCAGGGGTTCCCCCTGGGCAAGGTGGCGGGCAAGGGGGCCGGGATGAAGTTCACCCCCGGCCCGCTGGCCCGGGTGCTGCTGCCCGACGATCCGGCCCGTGCCGGGGTGGATGTCCTGGACGTGGACGACACGGCGGTCCTGGAGCAGTTGTTCACCGGCCGGAGCGTGCGTTTCGCCAGGGGCGGCGGGTCGGTGGGCCTCTATTATCGCGGCCTGCCCGTGGGTTGGCTGTCGAGGAAGGGTGAGCGGCTATTGTGGGCCGGGAAATAGTCTTTTATCCCGGATGGTTGGAGAGATGCAAATTTATTTCAAAAAGCGTTGACAAACGGGCTGTGTGTGGGCAGTATGCCCTTCGCTGAATGCGTGAGAGCGCCCGGCTAACCGCTTGGAACACGAGATGAAAAATCTGGTTGACAAGCAAACCGGGTCAAGCTAAAAGCTCTCTTCCTGCGGGCGCGTAGCTCAGCTGGAAGAGCATCGCCCTTACAAGGCGAGGGTCACAGGTTCGAGCCCTGTCGCGCCCACCATCTTTGACATAGAGGGATAGCTTAACGCCCTTTATTATATAGTGCGGAGCCGTAGTTAAGCTGGTTATAACGCCGGCCTGTCACGCCGGAGGCCGCGAGTTCGAGTCTCGTCGGCTCCGCCACTAAAGATCAAGGATTCTAAGGAATTATCCCTAGAATCCTTTTTCTTTTGCCATTGTCAAAATAGCCGGGACGTAAAAGGGACGTAAGCGTCCTGTTTGGTCTCATGCTGTTTTTACCTCCAATACCTTAAGGTGATCTCTCACCGAATCCAGGCCGCGCACGTATCGCTCGGTGATTCTCAGATTCTTATGTCTGAGCGTGTCCCGAATTGCGACCATTGGAACGTTGTGCTTGGCGAGTATTGAGGCTGTGAGTCCTCGAATGCCATGACAGCCAAACCGCTTTACCTCTGCTTTGTCGCATAAGGCTTGGGGGAATCCCCGGTTTTCTGTGTATGGCTTTCCTTGGTGCTGACCTTTGGGCTGGATGAACACCCATTCATTAACCGCTGTTTTGCGGTGGGCTTTCAGGGTGTCGGTCAATTCCTCGGTCATTGGTATCCAATCGGATTCCAGCGAACCGCCTTTCCTTTTCCTTGTCTTGAGGCGGATTCGTTCGTTGATGAAATCCACGTCCTCCCATTGGAGTCTGTATATTTCACCGCGTCTGCCTGCTGTGTGTAGGAAGGTCAGTAGCATGACTTTGTCTTGGCCCTCGGCAACTCCGAGAACCTTTCTAAAGTCTGCTTCTGGCGGTACGTAATGGCCTTTCTCATCGGCAGGGAACTTGTCCACCATTTCAAAAGGGTTTGGCTTTGGCATTTCAAGGTAACGGATTCCCCAGTTCCACGCGGCCACGAGGTTCTTGCGGTCTCGGTTGGCGGCGTTGCCCGTCCTTTTGTTGAATTCCTTTTGCAGGAACTCAAGGGCAAGGCGGGGTGTCATCTTGTCTGCCGTGGCTGATGGTTTGATGAATTGAAAAAAGCGCCGGAAGGCCCCGCGCTTTTCGCTGTATACTTTTGGTGAGAATCTTGTTGAGTAGTCTAGGTATTGTTCGGCCCACTTAAGCAAGGATGGAGTGGCGGTCAGGTCTCCCGCACTGTGCATCCCTGCTTCCCATGCCTTCGCATCCTTCTTGGAGTCGAATATCTTTTCCTTGCGTCGTCCGTTGATCATTACCGAACCGACCCAACGCTTCTTCCCGTTCTTTGTCTTTCTGTAGGGCATATGCTTCCCTCACTGCTTCGCTAATCAGTTTGTCAAAGAACAGGATACGGCGGCCAATGCGCACTCCACCGTACCGATGGGGATACCGCGTCACCGTGCTTTCCTCAACCTCGAAGAGGGTTGAAACTGTCTTTGCACTCATTTTGATTCCTAGGTCGTTGATCTGTTTCATGTGTTCTCCAATAGAAAAGACCGCCCCTCAGTATTGAGAAGCGGCCTTTGTATTCGCGGTTGAGTGTGGTTTAGAGCGTTACTGCTGTGAGCGTGGTAGTCCCGATGTCTTTGAGCAGAGGCCCGTTGTCTGCCGCCATGCACGCCAGTTCGTCGGCGCGTTCATTGTCAGGGTGTCCGTTGTGGCCCCGTACCCATGTCCATGTGACCTTATGTTTTTCAGTCAGAGGGATTAACTCTTCCCACAGATCGCGGTTCTTTACGGGCTTGCCGCTGGCGTTCTTCCACCCACGCTTAAGCCACCCTGCTATCCAGTTGTCCGTGAACGCTTTGCTCACGTATTGGGAGTCGGTGACAAGTTCAACTTGTGTGGGGGTAGTCAGGGCTTTAAGGCCAGCGATAGCAGCCCTAAGCTCCATCCTGTTGTTGGTCGTGTCCGCATAGCCTTGGGCATATTCGGCACGGGCTGAGCCGGAATCAATGATGACTCCATATCCTCCGGTTGCGTTGCCGTACTGATTCCCACGACATGCGCCGTCAGTATATATTTTCATGGTAGCCTCCTGTTGGTTGTGTAGCTCATCAAACCGATGGTGGTCCTATATGTTCTACGGGTGAATGAAAAGACCTCCTTGAGAGAACTCAAAGAGGTAATAGCCTTTGGGGGGGTATGGGGGAGAATCCAAGAGGGGTGATACTCAAATGCCCCCTCACGATTCTACATTTTTTTGGGGCTAGAGATTGGGGCGGTAGATTCGGTTAAAGACAAATATCTGTCTCACGCAGCGTGGGATAGGCTCGACTCTGATTTCAAATCATCACCGTTCAACCAGTCTTCCAGAAGCCCTCGCATCCTGGGGCTAGGGGCGAAGAGCTTGATAGGCTCCCCGTTCCTAATGCGGCTCCTGAAAATCCACTGCAACATTTCGTTGAGGGCGAACCGGTCCCGGTCAAGGGGGAGGCCCCTTGATTTGAAGTATTGTTCCAACTCCAAGTTTGGGAACCGATTGGCCAGATAGAAAAGGACGCTCCTCTCCCCATGTCGATTTGTCGCTCTGGAATTACACGGCACAAAGTTGCAACGTCGCTTTCGTGCCTCGCTTGCTTCCGGCGGCACTGGTTTGCTTAGCACCATTTTTGAAGTCGCAATTTCTTTTGCGGGCTCCTTGAAAGAAGTCCACATGGCCTCTTTGGACGTTACTTTGTGCTTGTTGCACAGCGTCTTAAGTGTCGCACTGACTTGCTTTATTCGTTTTTCTTTGTCTCGCATAAACCACGACCGTGAGAGTGCGTAGTCGTCAAGATCGGTTACCCATGGGGATTGTGAATCCATGAAGTTGATAAGGGCCTTGAACCTTGTTCGGCTCTCTGTGTCTAAGTCTGAGAAACGATTGTCTATGCGGTACTCAAGGGCTTGGAGACGCATATACGCATCCATTGGCGAGCCTTCAAACTGATATGTCAGGATGTAGACTTTGCTAAAGCAGGCAAAGGCTTTCGCCGGGAAGTGCCACGCGATGAAGCCGTCGCCCTTCTCCCTGTTGCGGGGGAGCCAGTACAAAGCCTCACAATCGCATTGCTTGCGGATACGATCAAACTCCTCGTTACCCTCGGTGGAGGGGAAAGCGAAGGAGTCCCATGTTGCTTTCGCGGTTTCGGGACAGATGGAAACGCATTGAGTTTGCGCTATCAGTTGACGGGCGATCGGAGAAACATACTCGATGCTTGAGCTTTCAAGCGTTTCATCAATCACCAGCGTATAGTCTTTCGAGTGTAAAAGGGTGATTAGTTCGTTGTCCATGAGCGAGAGCAGGGCGTGTGTGGTTGCAATGTTTGCATTACTATCCACCAGTTCCTTCAAGCCTTTTAGCTTTCTTCCGTCGAGGCTTTTGGGTTCTTTGAAGTCGTGCATTGGGCAGGCCAGCTTGATTCGCTCAACCTCATCAAGAAAGGGAGTGACGTAGATGTATCTCTGCATGACTCCCTTGTTTATCTCGTTGATTATGTGGGTAGTTTTACCTGCCCCCATGACTCCGTCGATGACTATTATGTCCGGTGGCATCGTTTACCTCCTTATCCACTAAGTTGAAAATGTGTGGTTTATGCTGGTGAGATGGGTAGGGTGGGGATGTCTTCTCAGCATCACCAGCAACCGGTGATACCTTTCTCTATCATCGGCAACCTAATTCAACGGGTTGGAATTAAGGGGTAATTCTTACTGCGTGGGGATTCTTGCGGTGTGGGGATTTTGGTTGAACACTCCCCCGAATAAGATAAAAAAGTAAATAAAAATGTGAGTTAGTGGGCCGCTCTCTAAAAAGGATTACGGAAGAGTGTAGACTGATAGGGGTAGCCGAAGCAGCTCCCCTAAAGCTGCAAAGGCGGTTACTCGCCGAGACGTTTCAAGAGGCGAGCCACACTTGTTGGGTGCCATTTGCCACCCCTCGGAGTTCTGATTCCTCTGGCTGTAAGTTCGGAAGCAATCCCTCTGACTGAGGTTATTCCGTTCTGTTGAATGTCTTCGATTATTTCTCGTAGGTCCTCTGCTCTTTCATGTGCTTCTTTTTTTATTTGCGTCACCGCTTCGGAGTTGCCCAACCCCTGCAAATATTTTGCGCCATGGGGATTTCCTAGCTTTACTCCCCGCGCCTTGGCTGCTGCTAGCGCCGCTTTAGTACGCTGAGATATCATCTTTCGTTCGTGTTGAGCCATTACCGCCATGATCTGAATGGTCATCTCGTTTGCTTCCGGCATGTCGGCACAAATGAAACTCACTCTGCTTTCTTGAAGCTCCAGTAGGAAGCGTGCATTTCGGCTAAGTCGATCAAGCTTGGCGATCACAAGGATTGCTCCTGTCACCTTGCAATGCTTGAGGGCTTTGCGAAGTTCTGGGCGATTATCTTTCTTCCCGCTCTCCACCTCTACATATTCGTGGATTAGCTCATGCTGACCGCCATTAAGGTATTCGATGACGGCTGTCCTCTGCGCTTCCAAGCCCAATCCGCTTTTACCCTGCTTGGCAGTGCTCACTCTGAGATATGAAATAAACTTGTTGACCATGCCTCACCCTAGCAGTATCAAATTCTTAAATCAAGGTTTAACTATTTGTGTACATCTCGGGAAGTCGGCATGCAAGCTCGTTTTTAGATTTTGAAGTTCGGCGGTAGGATATTAATTCATTGTTTGTAGTTGGTTGGTTGTGTTAATGATTGTAAACAAATGTTTAGATAGTTTGGTTAATACAAGAGCGCGTCGTTTGAACCCAAAGGAGGGGGCAATGGCAGGTATCGTTTATATTGCATATTTTGTGTTGGGTATTTTCCAACTAGCAGCGGTTTATGCGGGGTTAGATCAATGGCTGGGGTGGCATTTTATTATCCAGGGGCCATTGGCCCTTTTCCTGGCATACACTCCGGTCGTAGGAACTATTGTCGGATTCTTCGGGGCAATGAAGGGGTGGGGGTGGTCCTTTATTCAGGCAGGGCTTCTCTTTTTTGGGAGCTTCGGTTTGATGATTCTTTTCGCTTTCTTCATGCGTGAGAAAAACTACGGCTAGTCTCATATGTCTAAATTGATTTGGCTCGTGCCAGCAGGGGCGCTTTTGTTGGCGTTGCTTCCTATGCCTTACGGTTATTATACCCTATTGCGCTTCATGGTTTGTTCCGCTGCCGGGTACCTGGCCTTGCGGCATCATCGCATAAGAGGCTTGGATTATTGGGTGGTTTGTTTTGGAGTAATGGCTGTTCTGTTCAATCCATTCGTGAAAGTAAATCTGGGCCGAGAGATTTGGGTCATTGTGGATTTGTTATGTGCCGTCTTGTTGGTGCTCAATATGAAGACTATGCGCAATGTTCTGTCTGGGTGGTCCCATGAAAGTGAGGAGGATTAGTTGTTTAGGCTAGTCGCTAATATGCTGTTATCGTTTGTAGTTATGGCCGGGATGTCGGTTGGTTGTTTTGCGAGTGAGCAGATTGATAACGGTGTTGATTCAGGAGAGAGGGCTTCAAGCATTATCGAGGCTTTTGACGGGCTTTGTGTCCAATGCTCTGAACACTATGAAAATATTGACCATTTTATGGATTCTTTTGGTGGCAAAGAGGTCCCTCAAAACTTAACGAATTGGGACCCTGTGATGCGGGAGAATAACGGTAAGGCATTTCATTTCAAAAGTGACGAGGTGGAGTACATTGTAGCGTATGTTAAAGGGGGCGGTTGTTCAGTCCTCGTTAAAGACCTTCCCCAAAAAGAAGTCTTGGAGATGATAAGGCAGCTTTACAAAGCCAAGCAAGCGGGAGTCTTGGAGTCTGGGATTCAGAAGCAAATAGCGTACAATGTTGGTTTGAAGGGGTATGAAGGGGCTGTCATCATTGTAACGGTAAAGAAGGCTGGCACTGGCAACGAAGGTGGAATTGGATTTGTCTCAAGTTCGGCGATGGCGAAGATTCAACAGTAGTCGCGTACGTTTATGTTTTAAATCTGTTTGAGGACTAAAGGCCGTCTAGCTATGAAAAATATTTTGTTTGTTATTGTTATTATTTTTTGTGGAGCCACTTCCACATATGCGGGGTGCAATGAGTATTCTCTAAAGGGTGAGTCTGCGATGCCCGTTTATGAAATATGTACCCCATTAGGGCACTGTGAAAAGGCTAAGTTAGAAATCGAGTGCGGCAACATCTATTCAAGCTTTTTGGTCTTCACCAATGGAATGAGATGGAATTATACCAGTGATCTAAGCGATTCTGGAGAGTCTGTAACTGTTGAGAAATTGGTATTTGATACCAATTCAGGAACGAATAGTTACATGACGCTATGCACTGGCAGTACTAACGAGTGCTCTGAGTGGACTTACAAAGAGATTGAATCTAGTGCTGTTGAGAAGAGCCAGTAGTCTTCGTATAATAATATCAAGGTTTTTGGCGAGGTGTTTGCCTTAGCTCGCCATAATTATGCCCACTATATATTGCATGGGAGTCAGTAATGCCAATGCCATTTGAAGTTGATTCTGAGATGATTAAGTCTCTTGATGCCGTAGAGCTTGTAGAGTTGGTGAGGCGTTTGCTTCACGCGGAGGCACGTTCTAACGGTATATTACTAGGAGGAATTCATGTTCCTTGCGAAATCAACATTCCGGATGGTGGTGAGGATGCGCGGATAAAATGGGGGGATGGCCCAGAGAAAACAGACTATTTGCCCCACCGCAACTGCGTTATCCAAATAAAGGCCACGATCATGCAGCCGTCAGATTGTAAGAAAGAGGTCAAAGTTAAAGGCGGCGATGATATATTAAATGAAGCCATGGCAGAGGTTTTGAATGAAGGCCATGCCTACATAATAATATGTAACGAAACCGCCGTTGGGCAAAAGTTGGCGAGAAGGCAAAAGGCGATACGAGACGGTATTACTGAATGTGATGAAGATTGGCGCAAAGCAGCAGCACTTGATTTTTATGATGC belongs to Pseudodesulfovibrio portus and includes:
- a CDS encoding TRAP transporter large permease, with product MDPITAGIVGTFLLLVAIFLLRIPVAFAMALIGFGGFAYVLNWNAATGMLGTELWNVFSKYGLTVIPLFILMGQICFYSGVNERLYKSAYAWMGQIRGGIAMTTVLACAGFAAICGSNSATAATMSTVALPEMKKFRYSPILSTGAVAAGATLGVVIPPSVVLIIIGLQTSQSIAQLFVGGMVPGILLTLLFLGTIWYLCKKNPEWGPAGPKTTFAEKLRSLPGSIEMVILFILVMGGLFLGFFTPTEAGAAGAALALLISIISGKMSWKKFHLAVNDSLKISCMIMVIMLGAVIFGRFLAVTRLPFEAAGWVAGLPIPPMVIIMVICLIYVIGGMVMDALALLLVTIPIFFPVVTAMGYDPLWFGVLITVVTTLGAITPPVGVNTFIVASMAKDVPMTDVFKGVTYFVAAYVVCVAILMLFPGIVTFLPGLMQ
- a CDS encoding TRAP transporter small permease, whose amino-acid sequence is MINFLDKISGVLAKILTGLAGFFLVSMMVLACANMVLRAVWVPVQGTYEMMGFLGAVVASFSLAFAQRNKAHIAVGILLARFPAPVRRGADALTNAVSCAFFILAGIETGKWAAFLVQTNEVSETLQIIYHPFVFASAAGCFALAFVLAVDTLKTLTAEKVA
- a CDS encoding TRAP transporter substrate-binding protein, giving the protein MRKLTTLLAASLALTCLMAASALAGTTLTYANFPPAKTFPCVQMEQWKAEVEKRTNGDIAVQTFPGSTLLNPKNMFRGVQTGQADIGCISTAYYPGVFPLISVVNLPVAFTSTEVASRVMWDLFQKYQPKEFADVKVITMFTSAPSQIMSKTPVKQLGDLNGMELRASGSILQILSGLGAQGVGMPMSQTPEALQKGVVKGLVSSFDVLMDFNFAESCRHETITNLPVYPFAIIMNKARWEALSPESKKVIDDLALEQAVWTGKYLDKHIDDSLNWSKEKYQVEVHELTAAEHATIKELGTPLVDQWKAEAVKAGLDADAILADMLALKAKYEAM
- a CDS encoding FG-GAP repeat domain-containing protein — protein: MTKQRFFTALIALTAMLLMTTMAMAQGAKSFAVLPFKYTGPQKYSYFSKAFQASLENDLEWIGHVEPSTKDVSAMTTPGNSGDALNQLRSMGVDYLVYGDIAILNKDAHINLGVVGEDGKSWETKGKMTIDEITSWLEEQGNIIQGDIFNRPGYGTVEESKEAEKTMQTASPADSPFIVGGNDGYQEATLNPQFKYEGGTESIGRWRSQTLRYSSYSMVVTDGDADGQNEVFILQSDAISAYRFREGKLEHLTTFDLPKNLISIRLEVADLNRDGTPEFVVGAYQYDTQYSDTAPEGNPRSSILRFEGGKFKYVVKKYNKFLGVLRLPPTYLPILCAQKKGHSHLFDKVVREAFIKGDDIELGQKLAVPPFGNVYNMIYMPKELGYQIIVLGNKHKLVTYSQSFERLNETDETYNSSGIAIPMQNTMVGLGNSNLDTMVDMYNIPFRMVTAPLTGKRYELLLNRDLSAVAQLVSNYHYYSQGEIHSLVWDEVGLNLAWKTRRIKGQVSDIALADLNNDGKKQLCVLVNTFAGLGYTNRKTMVLAYDLNL
- a CDS encoding NOL1/NOP2/SUN domain family protein, yielding MANTGRTFRFTCAEQDVPIVEDLLASQGFSFEDEPFYPLARKVVDEPFPLGESLAARFGLVYIQDRSSMLPPLTLDPPEGACVLDMCSAPGSKTSLLSRLVGREGFVFASEPSADRLSTLRANLRRTGSANAATAKAMAQDLPFPDCSWDHIQLDPPCSGWGTIDKNPKVMELWSESKTAPLVSLQKTLLEKAAALLKPGGVVLYSTCTTNIEENERQVAWALETLDLELEPLAEPEGFVFGRPLVDGMGGVLRVAEDSDGQGFFLARFRKRAAGCAPTGQGVQKRELPGVRLDLAAMPGGKGLDLTKLPPGEVYAFNGKPFFLHRRALSMIPGSIRWQGFPLGKVAGKGAGMKFTPGPLARVLLPDDPARAGVDVLDVDDTAVLEQLFTGRSVRFARGGGSVGLYYRGLPVGWLSRKGERLLWAGK
- a CDS encoding tyrosine-type recombinase/integrase, with product MPYRKTKNGKKRWVGSVMINGRRKEKIFDSKKDAKAWEAGMHSAGDLTATPSLLKWAEQYLDYSTRFSPKVYSEKRGAFRRFFQFIKPSATADKMTPRLALEFLQKEFNKRTGNAANRDRKNLVAAWNWGIRYLEMPKPNPFEMVDKFPADEKGHYVPPEADFRKVLGVAEGQDKVMLLTFLHTAGRRGEIYRLQWEDVDFINERIRLKTRKRKGGSLESDWIPMTEELTDTLKAHRKTAVNEWVFIQPKGQHQGKPYTENRGFPQALCDKAEVKRFGCHGIRGLTASILAKHNVPMVAIRDTLRHKNLRITERYVRGLDSVRDHLKVLEVKTA
- the rnhA gene encoding ribonuclease HI gives rise to the protein MKIYTDGACRGNQYGNATGGYGVIIDSGSARAEYAQGYADTTNNRMELRAAIAGLKALTTPTQVELVTDSQYVSKAFTDNWIAGWLKRGWKNASGKPVKNRDLWEELIPLTEKHKVTWTWVRGHNGHPDNERADELACMAADNGPLLKDIGTTTLTAVTL